From Erwinia pyri, a single genomic window includes:
- a CDS encoding isoaspartyl peptidase/L-asparaginase — MVRAVIAIHGGAGAIARASMSAEKEQHYIQALSGIVSAGQALLASGGSALDAVTEAVRLLEECPLFNAGKGAVFTHQGSHELDACVMDGRSLEAGAVAGVKTIRNPVLAARAVLEASPHVLFIGEGAEQFAALQGLEQVPPDFFSTPERWEQLQRALHSDHAVLDHDGAAQTPNDPLDPDRKFGTVGAVALDLSGNLAAATSTGGMTNKQAGRVGDSPLIGAGCYANNANVAVSSTGTGEVFMRTLAAYDIAALMEYAGLSLKEASDRVVMEKILVLGGSGGVIAVDREGNVALPFNSEGMYRGYGYVGDAPNVGIYREE; from the coding sequence ATGGTCAGAGCAGTCATCGCCATTCACGGTGGCGCGGGCGCCATCGCCCGCGCCAGCATGAGCGCAGAGAAAGAGCAGCACTATATTCAGGCCCTGTCAGGCATTGTGTCAGCCGGGCAGGCACTACTGGCCAGCGGTGGTAGCGCCCTGGATGCGGTGACAGAGGCCGTACGGCTGCTGGAAGAGTGCCCCCTGTTCAATGCCGGAAAGGGCGCGGTGTTTACCCATCAGGGCTCGCATGAGCTGGATGCCTGCGTAATGGATGGTCGCTCTCTGGAAGCGGGGGCGGTCGCGGGGGTAAAAACCATCCGTAATCCCGTGCTGGCGGCGCGAGCGGTGCTGGAAGCCAGCCCCCACGTGTTGTTTATCGGCGAAGGTGCAGAGCAGTTTGCTGCACTTCAGGGACTTGAGCAGGTGCCACCCGATTTCTTCTCTACGCCAGAACGCTGGGAACAACTTCAGCGTGCGCTTCACTCAGACCACGCGGTGCTCGATCATGACGGCGCGGCGCAGACCCCGAACGATCCTCTGGATCCGGATCGCAAGTTCGGTACGGTAGGCGCCGTGGCGCTGGATCTCTCTGGTAATCTTGCCGCCGCGACCTCAACAGGGGGCATGACCAATAAGCAGGCGGGACGCGTGGGTGACTCTCCCCTTATCGGCGCGGGCTGCTATGCCAATAACGCCAACGTGGCGGTCTCCTCTACCGGAACCGGTGAAGTGTTTATGCGGACGCTGGCCGCCTATGATATCGCCGCGCTGATGGAGTATGCCGGTCTGTCGCTGAAAGAGGCGAGCGACCGGGTGGTGATGGAGAAGATTCTGGTGCTGGGCGGTAGCGGCGGCGTGATCGCCGTGGACCGTGAGGGGAATGTGGCGCTGCCTTTCAACAGTGAAGGAATGTATCGCGGCTATGGCTATGTTGGCGATGCGCCGAACGTGGGCATTTATCGCGAAGAATAA
- the gsiC gene encoding glutathione ABC transporter permease GsiC: protein MLNYFIRRLLGLIPTLLIVAVLVFLFVHLLPGDPARLIAGPEADATVVAMVRQQLGLDQPLIQQFWHFIINAVQGDFGQSMVSRRPVSTEIAARFFPTLWLTLSSMVWSVIFGMTIGIVSAVWRNRWPDRMGMTLAVSGISFPAFALGMLLMQVFSVELGWLPTVGADGWRHYILPSITLGAAVAAVMARFTRASFVEVMQEDYMRTARAKGVRESLVVVKHGLRNAMIPVVTMMGLQFGFLLGGSIVVEVVFNWPGLGRLLVDSVEMRDYPVVQAEVLLFSLEFILINLVVDMLYAAINPAIRYK from the coding sequence ATGCTCAACTATTTTATCAGACGTTTACTGGGGCTGATCCCCACGCTGCTCATTGTGGCGGTGCTGGTGTTCCTGTTTGTTCATCTGCTGCCTGGCGACCCGGCGCGGCTGATTGCCGGACCGGAAGCTGATGCGACCGTGGTGGCGATGGTCCGACAGCAGCTGGGGCTCGATCAGCCGCTTATTCAGCAATTCTGGCATTTCATTATTAATGCGGTTCAGGGTGATTTTGGTCAGTCGATGGTCTCCAGACGGCCAGTTTCGACCGAGATTGCCGCACGGTTTTTCCCCACGCTGTGGCTGACGTTGAGCAGCATGGTGTGGTCGGTGATTTTTGGCATGACCATTGGCATCGTTTCTGCCGTCTGGCGCAACCGCTGGCCCGACAGAATGGGCATGACGCTGGCGGTTTCCGGCATCTCTTTCCCGGCGTTTGCGCTGGGAATGCTGCTGATGCAGGTTTTTTCGGTGGAGCTGGGCTGGCTGCCAACGGTGGGTGCTGATGGCTGGCGGCACTATATTTTGCCCTCCATCACCCTTGGCGCAGCGGTAGCCGCGGTGATGGCTCGCTTCACCCGCGCCTCTTTTGTGGAGGTGATGCAGGAAGATTATATGCGCACCGCGCGCGCCAAAGGGGTGCGTGAATCCCTGGTGGTGGTGAAACATGGCCTGCGTAACGCGATGATCCCGGTGGTTACCATGATGGGCCTGCAGTTCGGCTTTCTCCTTGGCGGGTCGATCGTGGTGGAGGTGGTCTTTAACTGGCCCGGGCTGGGCCGCCTGTTGGTGGATTCGGTCGAAATGCGTGATTACCCGGTGGTGCAGGCGGAAGTGCTGCTGTTCTCACTAGAATTTATTCTTATTAACCTGGTTGTGGATATGCTTTACGCCGCCATCAACCCCGCGATTCGTTATAAATAA
- a CDS encoding sensor domain-containing diguanylate cyclase, producing MTGEPGLQPDVSMQNFRRMLIVFLVVISGAVLLVTSWIVLNTWERMVNDTQNNARNLSQSVARQSEDSFLQVELTLQELRDRISLVGLDAERQDNLRNLLIERKRSLPQLHGLFVYDSKGNWVVTSEGLVRQQSNNSDRAYFRYHQQNPGDAVHISGVIHSRTNGDLIIPVSMRLNNLDGSFRGVLLGTLRIDYFRQIFGYYNLGDRGLIALLSNEGNVLFARPFPDSTINHNISRSPLFTELLKTAPNGTATYKAALDGVERIFGYASLKRYPLVVAVGYDHKALLRAWFADLLVYLVLCCLLLMIIFALGYFLLRNLSQNIRDQAELTRVRDQLTTMNRTLQTLALVDSLTGLANRRQFDLYLERCLERASKLRKPLALLMIDVDSFKRFNDTYGHLAGDDCLKRVGDALLQVSHRSDDMIARYGGEEFAVILPGSDREGALRFAESALAGVTALAIPHERSDHPAKIVTVSIGLHVMERGVIGDPRQTLIGQADKALYQAKTMGKNRVEVL from the coding sequence ATGACCGGAGAACCTGGTTTACAGCCTGACGTCAGCATGCAGAACTTTCGACGGATGCTGATCGTCTTCCTGGTGGTAATTAGCGGTGCAGTGCTGCTGGTGACCAGCTGGATCGTGCTCAATACCTGGGAACGGATGGTGAATGATACGCAAAATAATGCGCGTAACCTCTCTCAATCGGTGGCACGACAGTCAGAGGACTCTTTTCTTCAGGTCGAACTGACGCTTCAGGAGCTACGCGATCGTATCTCGCTGGTTGGCCTTGATGCGGAGCGGCAAGACAATCTGCGTAACCTGCTGATCGAGCGCAAAAGATCGCTGCCACAGCTGCATGGATTGTTCGTCTACGACAGTAAGGGAAACTGGGTAGTAACCTCTGAGGGACTGGTCCGTCAGCAGAGCAACAATAGCGACCGCGCCTATTTTCGTTACCATCAGCAGAATCCTGGCGATGCCGTGCATATCAGTGGAGTGATCCACAGCCGCACTAACGGCGATCTGATTATTCCGGTCTCAATGCGGCTGAACAACCTTGATGGCTCATTCCGTGGCGTGCTGCTTGGCACGCTGCGTATCGACTATTTCCGGCAAATTTTTGGCTACTACAATCTGGGCGATCGCGGTTTGATAGCGTTGCTGAGTAATGAAGGCAATGTGCTGTTTGCCCGCCCCTTCCCCGACAGCACCATCAACCACAATATTTCCAGAAGCCCGCTGTTTACCGAGCTGCTTAAAACGGCCCCCAACGGCACGGCCACCTATAAAGCGGCGCTGGACGGCGTTGAAAGGATATTTGGTTACGCCAGCCTGAAGCGCTACCCGCTGGTGGTCGCCGTAGGGTATGACCACAAAGCGCTGCTGCGTGCCTGGTTTGCCGATCTGCTGGTTTATCTTGTTTTATGCTGCCTGCTGCTGATGATTATCTTCGCGCTGGGCTATTTCCTGCTGCGTAACCTCAGCCAGAATATTCGCGATCAGGCGGAGCTGACGCGGGTGCGTGACCAGCTCACCACCATGAACCGCACCTTACAAACGCTGGCGCTGGTAGACAGCCTGACCGGGCTGGCGAACCGGCGGCAGTTCGATCTCTATCTTGAACGCTGCCTGGAGCGCGCCAGCAAGTTGCGCAAGCCGCTGGCGCTGCTGATGATCGATGTGGACTCCTTCAAGCGCTTTAATGACACCTACGGGCATCTGGCCGGTGATGATTGCCTGAAACGTGTCGGAGACGCCCTGCTGCAGGTCTCACATCGTTCGGACGACATGATTGCGCGCTATGGTGGAGAGGAATTTGCGGTGATCCTGCCCGGCAGCGATCGTGAGGGGGCCTTACGGTTTGCTGAATCGGCGCTTGCAGGGGTTACGGCGCTGGCTATTCCCCATGAGAGGAGCGATCATCCGGCGAAAATTGTCACGGTCAGCATCGGGCTGCACGTTATGGAGCGAGGTGTAATCGGGGATCCGCGACAGACTTTGATTGGCCAGGCTGATAAAGCGCTTTATCAAGCTAAAACCATGGGTAAAAATCGGGTTGAGGTGCTGTAG
- the moeA gene encoding molybdopterin molybdotransferase MoeA, which produces MEAFTAGLISLDDALATMLAPLTPVTETETLTLPAAPGRITACAITSPINVPPFANSAMDGYALRLAEAGAALKVAGKAFAGAPFKGEWPAGSCIRIMTGAPIPPGSEAVVMQEQTEQEGEAIRITARVAAGQNIRLAGEDIVQGATVLEAGIRLGAAELPLLASLGVAEVKVLRKLRVAIFSTGDELQPVGQPLAEGQIYDTNRFAVHLMLDKLGCEVIDLGIIRDDEQALREAFRQADSQADVVISSGGVSVGEADYTKKMLEELGEISFWKLAIKPGKPFAFGRLKESWFCGLPGNPVSAALTFYQLVQPLLAKLAGEQGPALPPRQRVKAASKLKKSPGRLDFQRGRLQRNAQGELEVQTTGSQGSHVFSSFSLANCFIVLERDRGDVEAGEWVEVEPFNFLLEG; this is translated from the coding sequence ATGGAAGCTTTTACTGCGGGACTGATCTCGCTGGATGACGCGCTGGCAACGATGCTGGCGCCCCTTACACCGGTAACAGAGACCGAAACGCTGACGCTGCCCGCAGCGCCGGGCCGCATTACTGCCTGTGCCATAACTTCACCCATTAATGTGCCGCCTTTTGCCAATTCAGCAATGGATGGCTATGCGCTGCGTCTGGCAGAGGCGGGTGCCGCGCTGAAGGTTGCCGGAAAAGCTTTTGCCGGTGCGCCTTTTAAAGGTGAATGGCCAGCCGGAAGCTGTATCCGCATCATGACTGGCGCGCCCATTCCGCCAGGGAGTGAAGCGGTGGTAATGCAGGAGCAGACGGAGCAGGAGGGCGAGGCTATCCGTATTACTGCCAGGGTGGCAGCAGGCCAGAATATCCGGCTGGCGGGTGAGGACATTGTGCAGGGTGCGACCGTGCTGGAAGCGGGGATCAGGCTCGGGGCGGCTGAACTTCCGCTGCTTGCTTCTTTGGGGGTCGCTGAAGTCAAGGTTCTGCGCAAGCTCCGGGTCGCCATTTTCTCTACCGGCGATGAGCTGCAGCCCGTAGGCCAGCCACTGGCGGAGGGTCAGATCTATGACACCAACCGCTTTGCGGTTCACCTGATGCTGGATAAGCTGGGATGTGAAGTGATCGATTTAGGCATTATCCGCGACGACGAGCAGGCGCTGCGGGAAGCTTTCAGGCAGGCGGACAGCCAGGCGGACGTGGTGATCAGCAGCGGCGGCGTCTCGGTCGGCGAGGCGGACTACACCAAAAAGATGCTGGAAGAGCTGGGCGAAATCAGCTTCTGGAAGCTGGCTATTAAACCCGGTAAGCCTTTCGCTTTTGGCCGGCTGAAAGAGAGCTGGTTCTGCGGCCTGCCGGGCAATCCGGTTTCTGCCGCCCTCACCTTTTATCAACTCGTTCAGCCGCTGCTGGCAAAACTGGCCGGAGAGCAAGGCCCGGCATTGCCGCCTCGCCAGCGCGTGAAAGCCGCCAGCAAGCTGAAGAAGTCGCCGGGACGGCTCGATTTCCAGCGTGGCCGCCTGCAGCGTAATGCGCAGGGCGAGCTGGAGGTGCAGACCACCGGCTCACAAGGTTCACATGTTTTCAGCTCCTTCAGCCTGGCAAACTGTTTCATCGTGCTGGAACGAGATCGTGGCGACGTAGAAGCGGGTGAATGGGTAGAGGTCGAACCTTTCAACTTCCTGCTGGAGGGGTAA
- the gsiA gene encoding glutathione ABC transporter ATP-binding protein GsiA: MAVTPELPAGQVLSVRNLSVSFRQEEGVVHAVKNLSLDVQRGETLAIVGESGSGKSVTSLALMRLVEQGGGQIERGEMWLRRRDDRVINLAGATQSQLRTIRGADMAMIFQEPMTSLNPVFPVGEQIAESIRLHQGKSHREALKEAERMLDLVRIPEAKNVLSRFPHQLSGGMRQRVMIAMALSCRPALLIADEPTTALDVTIQAQILQLIRVLQKEMQMGVIFITHDMGVVAEMADRVQVMYRGDVVETGPVEAIFRSPQQPYTQALLAAVPKLGAMTGQPFPAKFPLLASERHDDIVVPQDTVSPEAEPVLQVRDLVTRFDIRSGFFNRVTRRVHAVENVSFDLRPGETLALVGESGCGKSTTGRSLLRLVESQGGTITFNGKRIDNLTGPALSHLRRDIQFIFQDPYASLDPRLTVGFSIMEPLLVHGLAKGQAAEDRVAWLLERVGLLPEHARRYPHEFSGGQRQRICIARALALNPKVVIADESVSALDVSIQAQIVNLMLDLQREFGIAFLFISHDMAVVERVSHRVAVMYLGQIVEIGPRQSVFENPQHPYTRKLMSAVPVADPGHRRRERALLVDEIPSPIRALGDEPIVAPLVEVSAGHYVARHLIGGA, from the coding sequence ATGGCGGTAACCCCTGAACTGCCTGCCGGGCAGGTATTATCAGTCAGAAACCTCAGCGTGAGCTTCCGGCAGGAAGAGGGCGTTGTTCATGCAGTGAAAAACCTGTCGCTTGATGTCCAGCGGGGCGAAACGCTGGCGATTGTGGGCGAGTCCGGTTCAGGGAAGTCCGTTACTTCGCTGGCGCTGATGCGCCTGGTGGAGCAGGGCGGCGGCCAGATAGAGCGCGGTGAGATGTGGCTGCGCAGGCGTGACGATCGGGTAATTAATCTGGCTGGCGCCACGCAGTCTCAGCTGCGTACTATCCGCGGTGCCGACATGGCGATGATCTTCCAGGAGCCGATGACCTCGCTGAATCCCGTGTTCCCGGTGGGTGAGCAGATTGCGGAATCTATCCGGCTGCACCAGGGGAAAAGCCACCGGGAGGCGTTAAAAGAGGCTGAGCGCATGCTCGACCTGGTGCGTATCCCTGAAGCGAAAAACGTTCTCTCCCGCTTTCCTCATCAGCTCTCCGGCGGCATGCGCCAGCGAGTGATGATTGCTATGGCGCTCTCCTGCCGGCCTGCGCTGCTGATTGCCGATGAACCTACTACAGCGCTGGACGTAACCATCCAGGCGCAGATATTGCAGCTGATCCGCGTGCTGCAAAAAGAGATGCAGATGGGGGTGATATTTATCACCCATGATATGGGCGTGGTCGCTGAGATGGCCGATCGCGTCCAGGTGATGTACCGCGGCGACGTGGTGGAAACCGGGCCGGTTGAAGCTATTTTCCGCTCACCGCAGCAGCCCTATACGCAGGCCCTTCTCGCCGCCGTGCCAAAACTTGGCGCCATGACCGGCCAACCCTTCCCGGCTAAATTTCCCTTGCTTGCGTCAGAGCGCCACGACGACATTGTTGTGCCTCAGGATACTGTATCGCCCGAAGCTGAACCGGTATTGCAGGTCAGAGATCTGGTTACCCGATTCGATATTCGCAGCGGGTTCTTCAACCGCGTTACCCGCCGTGTACATGCGGTAGAAAATGTGAGCTTTGACCTGCGGCCGGGAGAGACGCTGGCGCTGGTGGGCGAATCGGGCTGCGGCAAATCAACCACCGGCCGCTCGCTGCTGCGGCTGGTGGAGAGCCAGGGCGGCACTATTACTTTTAACGGTAAACGCATCGATAACCTGACGGGGCCGGCACTCTCCCACCTGCGGCGGGATATCCAGTTTATTTTCCAGGATCCTTACGCCTCGCTCGATCCCCGCCTGACCGTAGGCTTTTCAATTATGGAGCCGCTGCTGGTCCACGGACTGGCAAAAGGGCAGGCGGCAGAAGATCGCGTTGCCTGGCTGCTGGAGCGGGTGGGTCTGCTGCCGGAGCATGCACGGCGTTATCCGCATGAGTTTTCCGGCGGCCAGCGTCAGAGGATCTGCATTGCACGCGCGCTGGCCCTCAATCCAAAAGTGGTGATTGCCGATGAGTCCGTTTCGGCGCTGGATGTCTCTATTCAGGCGCAAATCGTCAACCTGATGCTCGATCTTCAGCGCGAGTTCGGTATCGCTTTTCTGTTTATTTCACACGATATGGCAGTGGTGGAGCGCGTCAGCCATCGCGTAGCGGTGATGTACCTCGGGCAGATTGTGGAGATCGGCCCCCGCCAGTCGGTGTTTGAAAACCCACAGCATCCCTACACGCGCAAGCTGATGTCTGCTGTGCCGGTGGCCGATCCGGGCCATCGTCGTCGTGAGCGGGCGCTGCTGGTGGATGAGATACCCAGCCCCATCCGTGCGCTGGGGGACGAACCGATAGTGGCACCGCTGGTCGAGGTGAGTGCCGGACACTATGTTGCCCGCCATCTGATTGGCGGCGCCTGA
- the gsiB gene encoding glutathione ABC transporter substrate-binding protein GsiB codes for MIHSKRKLLIAAGLLSSAAAVPAWAAKDAVIAVGSNFTTLDPYDANDTLSQAVAKSFYQGLFGFDKEMKLQNVLAESFDASKDGLTYTIKLRSGIKFQDGSDFNAEAVKVNLDRASNPDNHLKRYNLFKSVATTEVLDPTTVKITLKQPFSAFINTLASPAAAMISPTALKKYGKEIGFHPVGTGPFELDTWNQTDFVKVKKFAGYWKKGYPKLDTITWRPVVDNNTRAAMLQTGEANFAFPVPYEQAKLLEKNTKLDLVTSPSIMQRYISFNVTQKPFDNPKVREAINYAINRQALVKVAFAGYATPATGIVPPAIQYSQAYPAPEYNPAKARELLKEAGYPNGFTTTLWSSHNHSTAQKVLQFTQQQLAQVGIKATVTAMDAGQRAAEVEDKGQKESKVRMFYTGWSASTGEANWALTPLFATQSWPPTIFNTAFYSNPQVDNDLSDALKTTDGEKKAALYKDAQDRIWNDRPWVPLVVEKLVSANTKNLTGFYVMPDTSFSFDDADLK; via the coding sequence ATGATTCATAGCAAACGTAAGTTACTGATCGCCGCTGGTTTACTGAGCAGCGCGGCCGCCGTTCCTGCCTGGGCGGCAAAAGATGCGGTGATCGCCGTCGGCTCCAATTTCACCACCCTCGACCCTTATGACGCCAACGATACGTTGTCACAGGCGGTGGCCAAATCCTTTTATCAGGGACTGTTTGGCTTTGATAAGGAGATGAAGCTGCAGAACGTGCTGGCAGAGAGCTTTGATGCCAGCAAAGATGGGCTGACCTACACCATCAAGCTGCGCAGCGGCATCAAGTTCCAGGATGGCAGCGATTTTAACGCCGAAGCGGTGAAGGTAAACCTGGATCGTGCCAGCAATCCTGACAACCATCTCAAGCGTTACAACCTGTTCAAATCAGTAGCCACCACTGAGGTGCTTGACCCGACAACGGTTAAAATTACCCTGAAGCAGCCGTTCTCAGCCTTTATTAATACCCTTGCCAGCCCGGCAGCGGCGATGATCTCGCCAACGGCGTTGAAAAAATATGGCAAAGAGATTGGCTTCCATCCCGTGGGCACCGGGCCTTTTGAGCTGGATACCTGGAACCAGACCGATTTTGTGAAGGTGAAAAAATTCGCCGGTTACTGGAAGAAAGGCTATCCGAAGCTGGATACCATTACCTGGCGTCCGGTGGTGGATAACAATACCCGCGCGGCCATGCTGCAAACCGGTGAAGCTAACTTCGCTTTCCCTGTTCCCTATGAGCAAGCCAAACTGCTGGAGAAGAATACCAAGCTGGATCTGGTGACGTCGCCATCGATTATGCAGCGCTATATCAGCTTTAACGTCACGCAGAAGCCGTTTGATAACCCGAAGGTGCGCGAGGCGATTAATTACGCCATTAACCGCCAGGCGCTGGTGAAGGTAGCCTTTGCGGGCTATGCCACGCCAGCAACGGGAATTGTCCCGCCAGCCATCCAGTATTCTCAGGCCTATCCCGCGCCGGAATATAATCCCGCTAAGGCGCGTGAACTCCTGAAGGAAGCGGGCTACCCGAATGGCTTTACCACTACGCTTTGGTCTTCTCATAATCACAGTACCGCGCAGAAGGTGTTGCAGTTTACTCAGCAGCAGCTGGCGCAGGTAGGGATTAAAGCCACCGTAACGGCGATGGACGCTGGTCAGCGTGCGGCTGAAGTGGAAGATAAGGGGCAGAAAGAGAGCAAGGTGCGGATGTTCTACACCGGCTGGTCCGCTTCCACTGGCGAGGCAAACTGGGCGTTAACGCCGCTGTTCGCCACGCAATCCTGGCCGCCCACTATCTTTAACACCGCGTTTTACAGCAACCCACAGGTGGATAACGATCTGAGCGACGCGCTGAAAACCACGGATGGCGAGAAAAAGGCCGCGCTCTATAAAGATGCGCAGGACCGTATCTGGAACGATCGCCCATGGGTGCCGCTGGTGGTGGAAAAACTGGTTTCTGCTAATACCAAAAACCTCACCGGTTTTTACGTGATGCCGGACACCTCGTTCAGCTTTGACGACGCCGATTTGAAGTAA
- the moeB gene encoding molybdopterin-synthase adenylyltransferase MoeB — protein MLPELSDEESLRYNRQIVLRGFDFDGQEKLKASKVLVVGLGGLGCAASPYLASAGVGHLTLLDFDVVSLSNLQRQILHHDDRIGVAKVESARQQLSAINPHVTLETIDQQQDDAQLAALIARHDVVLDCTDNVATREQINKLCYASKTPLVSGAAIRMEGQISVFSWQQEAPCYRCISRLFGDATLSCVEAGVMAPLVGVVGSLQAMEAIRLLTHYGSCVAGKLLMYDAMTLQFREMKVAKDPACEVCSR, from the coding sequence ATGCTGCCGGAACTCAGCGATGAAGAGAGCCTGCGCTACAATCGTCAGATTGTGCTGCGGGGCTTTGATTTTGACGGTCAGGAGAAGCTGAAAGCGTCGAAAGTGCTGGTTGTAGGGCTGGGCGGGCTGGGCTGCGCAGCCAGCCCCTATTTAGCTTCCGCTGGCGTGGGTCACCTCACGCTGCTCGATTTCGACGTCGTTTCGCTCTCTAATTTACAGCGGCAGATTTTGCATCACGACGATCGGATTGGCGTGGCAAAAGTCGAATCAGCCCGCCAGCAGCTCAGCGCCATCAATCCGCATGTCACCCTTGAAACGATTGATCAACAGCAGGATGACGCGCAGCTCGCTGCTCTGATTGCTCGCCATGATGTGGTGCTGGACTGTACGGATAACGTCGCCACTCGTGAACAGATCAATAAGCTTTGCTATGCCAGTAAAACACCGCTGGTCTCCGGCGCGGCTATTCGTATGGAAGGTCAAATCAGCGTCTTTAGCTGGCAGCAGGAGGCGCCCTGCTATCGCTGCATCAGCAGGCTGTTTGGTGATGCCACGCTTAGCTGTGTGGAAGCGGGCGTGATGGCGCCGCTGGTTGGCGTGGTGGGGTCGCTGCAGGCGATGGAAGCTATCCGCCTGCTTACGCACTATGGCAGTTGCGTGGCGGGAAAACTGCTGATGTATGATGCAATGACCCTGCAATTTCGCGAGATGAAGGTGGCGAAAGATCCCGCCTGCGAAGTGTGCAGCCGCTGA
- a CDS encoding ABC-F family ATPase has translation MLVSSNVTMQFGSKPLFENISVKFGGGNRYGLIGANGSGKSTFMKILGGDLVPSGGNVSLDPNERIGKLRQDQFAFEQYTVLDTVIMGHGELWEVKEERDRIYSLPEMTEEDGYKVADLEVKYGEMDGYTAEARAGELLLGVGIPLEQHYGPMSEVAPGWKLRVLLAQALFSNPEILLLDEPTNNLDIDTIRWLEQVLNERNSTMIIISHDRHFLNMVCTHMADLDYGELRVYPGNYDEYMTAATQSRERLLSDNAKKKAQINELQSFVSRFSANASKSRQATSRAKQIDKIKLEEVKASSRQNPFIRFDQDKKLFRNALQLESLTKGFDQGPLFKNVNLLLEVGEKLAILGPNGIGKTTLLKTLVGELQPDAGEVKWSENAQIGYYAQDHAHDFADDLSVFDWMSQWKQESDDEQAVRGILGRLLFSQDDIKKPAKVLSGGEKGRMLFGKLMMQKPNVLIMDEPTNHLDMESIEAINMALEMYEGTLVFVSHDREFVSSLATRVIEMTPGKFNDFTGNYEDYLRSQGINN, from the coding sequence GTGCTAGTTTCCAGCAACGTCACCATGCAGTTTGGCAGTAAGCCGCTGTTCGAAAACATCTCTGTCAAATTTGGCGGCGGTAACCGCTATGGCCTGATCGGTGCCAACGGTAGCGGCAAGTCCACCTTTATGAAAATTCTGGGCGGGGATTTGGTTCCTTCTGGCGGCAACGTGTCGCTCGATCCTAACGAGCGTATCGGTAAGCTGCGTCAGGATCAGTTCGCCTTTGAACAATATACCGTGCTGGATACGGTGATCATGGGCCACGGCGAGCTGTGGGAAGTGAAAGAGGAGCGTGACCGCATCTACTCGCTGCCAGAAATGACCGAGGAAGATGGATACAAAGTCGCTGACCTGGAAGTCAAATATGGCGAAATGGACGGTTACACCGCAGAAGCGCGCGCGGGCGAACTGCTGTTAGGCGTGGGCATTCCGCTGGAGCAGCATTACGGCCCGATGAGCGAAGTCGCACCAGGCTGGAAACTGCGCGTGCTGTTGGCACAGGCGCTCTTCTCTAATCCGGAAATCCTGCTGCTCGACGAACCTACGAACAACCTGGACATCGATACTATTCGCTGGCTGGAGCAGGTGCTGAACGAGCGTAACAGCACCATGATCATTATTTCGCATGACCGCCACTTCCTGAACATGGTCTGTACTCACATGGCGGATCTGGACTACGGTGAACTGCGCGTTTATCCGGGCAACTACGACGAATATATGACCGCAGCGACACAGTCGCGTGAGCGTCTGCTCTCTGATAACGCCAAGAAAAAAGCGCAGATCAACGAACTGCAGTCGTTTGTCAGCCGCTTCAGCGCCAACGCCTCTAAATCGCGCCAGGCAACTTCCCGTGCCAAGCAGATCGATAAAATCAAGCTTGAGGAGGTTAAAGCCTCCAGCCGTCAGAACCCGTTTATCCGTTTTGATCAGGATAAAAAGCTGTTCCGTAACGCCCTGCAGCTGGAGTCGCTGACCAAAGGCTTCGACCAGGGGCCGCTGTTTAAAAACGTCAACCTGCTGCTGGAAGTGGGCGAGAAGCTGGCTATCCTCGGACCCAACGGTATCGGTAAAACCACGCTGCTGAAAACGCTGGTAGGAGAACTGCAGCCGGATGCGGGTGAAGTGAAATGGTCTGAAAATGCGCAGATTGGCTACTACGCGCAGGATCACGCCCACGACTTCGCCGATGACCTGAGCGTGTTCGACTGGATGAGCCAGTGGAAGCAGGAGAGCGATGACGAGCAGGCCGTGCGCGGTATCCTGGGTCGATTACTCTTCAGCCAGGATGATATCAAGAAGCCCGCTAAAGTGCTCTCCGGAGGCGAAAAGGGCCGCATGCTGTTTGGTAAGCTGATGATGCAAAAACCGAACGTGCTGATCATGGATGAACCGACCAACCACCTTGATATGGAATCCATTGAAGCGATCAATATGGCGCTGGAGATGTATGAAGGGACGCTGGTATTTGTTTCCCATGACCGTGAATTCGTCAGCTCGCTGGCTACCCGCGTGATCGAAATGACGCCGGGCAAATTCAATGATTTCACCGGTAACTACGAAGATTATCTGCGCAGTCAGGGCATCAACAACTAA